The following proteins are co-located in the Salvelinus sp. IW2-2015 linkage group LG36, ASM291031v2, whole genome shotgun sequence genome:
- the LOC111959640 gene encoding dispanin subfamily A member 2b-like: protein MDQPPPYQPEFVPMKGNKYMRLEDPHGAPKFQHTVVLGQPQPVVPQPRDHIIWSLCSLVYGNPFCLGMLAVYFSIKSRDRKMVGDLEGARKHGNTARCFNTVTLTLAILGLLFLFITYGIIIYQVAH from the exons ATGGATCAACCACCACCGTACCAGCCAGAGTTTGTCCCAATGAAAGGAAATAAGTACATGCGTCTAGAAGACCCTCACGGAGCACCCAAGTTCCAACATACCGTCGTCTTGGGACAGCCACAGCCCGTTGTACCTCAGCCCAGGGATCACATTATCTGGTCACTTTGCAGCCTCGTGTACGGCAACCCATTCTGTCTCGGAATGTTAGCGGTGTATTTCTCCATAAAG TCCAGGGATAGGAAGATGGTTGGAGACTTGGAGGGAGCAAGAAAACACGGGAACACTGCACGCTGCTTTAATACTGTGACCCTGACCCTGGCAATCCTCGGGctgctcttcctcttcatcaCCTATGGTATCATCATCTACCAAGTTGCACACTGA